A genomic window from Tenebrio molitor chromosome X, icTenMoli1.1, whole genome shotgun sequence includes:
- the Scamp gene encoding secretory carrier-associated membrane protein 1 yields the protein MSGFEDNPFGEPTIDNPFADPSVQQVARNTSAQINVNDYNPFDNQPQNTRPIGYNQPNTTPAIMQPTQEPPAYTKSGQQTHEPKPNLNTEELQRRQEELERKEEELARREEEMRQSSYNVRRNNWPPLPEQCCFQPCFYQDIQVDIPLEFQKIVRHLYYLWIFHGIIMLLNVLGGIILTDFMIIGLGILYTLLFTPFSYLCWFRPAYKAFRSDSSFNFMVFFFIFFFQFVVTTIQAIGIPGSGTIGVITAIGTFDNNAWSIIKGILALIVAAGFGCAAAGDLFLITKIHRMYRSTGASLAKAQQEFTTEFLRNQHVRSAASNVAAAAVQSQFSQNTTNTRY from the exons atgtcagGTTTCGAGGATAATCCGTTCGGTGAGCCGACTATTGACAATCCGTTTGCG GATCCGTCGGTACAGCAAGTAGCTAGGAATACCAGTGCCCAAATCAATGTCAATGATTACAACCCTTTTGATAATCAACCCCAAAATACGAGGCCT ATCGGCTATAATCAGCCTAATACGACACCCGCGATCATGCAGCCAACCCAGGAACCTCCAGCTTACACCAAAAGTGGTCAACAGACTCATGAACCTAAACCCAACCTGAATACGGAAGAGTTACAA AGACGTCAAGAGGAACTTGAGCGAAAAGAAGAAGAACTAGCACGTCGAGAGGAAGAAATGCGGCAATCTTCGTACAACGTGAGACGTAACAATTGGCCGCCACTTCCTGAACAGTGCTGTTTTCAACCGTGTTTTTATCAAGACATTCAAGTCGATATACCTTTAGAATTCCAGAAAATAGTGCGTCATTTGTATTATCTGTGGATAT tcCATGGAATCATAATGTTGCTAAACGTTCTCGGAGGCATCATATTGACAGATTTCATGATAATTGGACTTGGGATTTTATATACGTTGTTGTTCACACCATTTTCTTACTTGTGCTGGTTCCGACCAGCGTACAAAGCATTCCGTTCAGATTCGTCGTTCAATTTCATGGtgtttttcttcattttcttctttCAGTTTGTCGTTACGACTATTCAAGCTATAGGAATTCCCGGTTCCGGAACTAT TGGGGTAATAACTGCCATCGGGACTTTCGACAATAACGCTTGGAGCATCATCAAAGGAATTCTAGCGTTAAttgttgcagcaggattcggATGTGCCGCCGCTGGAGATTTGTTCCTTATAACGAAG ATTCACCGCATGTACAGAAGCACCGGAGCTAGTTTAGCCAAAGCTCAACAAGAGTTTACGACTGAATTTCTTCGCAACCAGCACGTGAGGAGCGCCGCCAGTAACGTCGCCGCAGCAGCCGTGCAGTCACAATTTAGCCAAAACACTACTAACACTAGATACTAA